Proteins encoded by one window of Esox lucius isolate fEsoLuc1 chromosome 4, fEsoLuc1.pri, whole genome shotgun sequence:
- the fgl1 gene encoding fibrinogen-like protein 1, which translates to MRTFKCFFLGLIFVVDTSFSYSDECEQETARLQAQLKTLEARVMKQQQLIQNLRNQRTEQLVSDLGSFHDLGDHHNRDCAQIFNAGNKASGFYTIRPVASPGLVRVYCDMSEGGGWTVIQRRSDGSQSFNRPWIDYKKGFGDLQSVSGEFWLGNDNLHYLTSQGDYNLRINLADFEGAQRYAAYTNFKVADEKEHYKLQFGEFSGDSGDSLSGSYHPEVQWWASHQGMNFSTYDRDNDRYSRNCAQEDKGGWWFNRCHSANLNGYYYSGAYSAVTDSGVVWYTWHGWWYSLKFVVMKIRPSDFEAATV; encoded by the exons ATGAGAACCTTCAAGTGTTTTTTCCTCGGGCTTATCTTCGTCGTGGACACATCCTTTTCG tattcAGACGAATGCGAGCAGGAGACAGCGCGGCTGCAAGCTCAGCTGAAGACCCTGGAGGCGCGGGTGATGAAGCAGCAGCAGCTCATCCAGAACCTGCGCAACCAGAGGACCGAACAGCTGGTTTCAGACCTGGGCTCCTTTCATGACCTGGGTGATCATCACAACAGAG ACTGTGCCCAGATCTTCAACGCTGGGAACAAAGCCAGCGGGTTCTACACGATCAGACCAGTGGCAAGTCCGGGCCTGGTCAGGGTCTACTGTGACATGTCTGAGGGAGGAGGATGGACCGTAATCCAGAGACGCTCAGATGGAAGCCAGTCGTTCAATAG GCCCTGGATTGATTATAAGAAGGGATTTGGTGACCTACAGTCGGTCAGTGGGGAGTTTTGGTTGGGTAATGACAACTTACATTACCTAACATCTCAAg GTGACTACAACCTCAGGATCAATCTGGCAGACTTTGAGGGAGCACAACGCTATGCAGCATACACTAACTTCAAAGTTGCAGATGAAAAG GAGCATTACAAGCTGCAGTTTGGTGAGTTCTCCGGGGATTCAGGCGACTCCCTGTCAGGAAGTTACCACCCAGAGGTCCAGTGGTGGGCCAGTCACCAGGGCATGAATTTCAGCACCTACGACAGAGATAACGACCGCTACTCACGCAACTGTGCACAGGAAGACAAGGGAGGCTGGTGGTTCAACAG atGTCACTCTGCCAACCTGAATGGTTACTACTACAGTGGTGCCTACAGCGCTGTGACAGACAGTGGAGTGGTCTGGTACACCTGGCACGGCTGGTGGTACTCCCTCAAGTTTGTAG